In Longimicrobium sp., a single genomic region encodes these proteins:
- the thrC gene encoding threonine synthase: protein MRYISTRGGSEPVSLSDAVERGLAPDGGLYVPEVYPTIPPGSLDGAETLAEVAERVLAPFFAGDELAPALGDICREAFTFPVPLRELRDRTAVLELFHGPTAAFKDVGARFLAALMSRLGGGDARPLTILVATSGDTGGAVAAAFHGRPGVEVAVLFPAGMVSPRQEKQLTAWGGNVRAFAVRGAFDDCQRLVKAAMADPALRAARRLSSANSINVGRLLPQMAYYAWASREHVRRHGAEPGFVIPSGNLGNAAAALWAGRAGLPIREVVMATNANPAVTAFAAGAPWAAHPTVATLATAMDVGDPSNMERIFHLFGGHEPARAALHAERVDDAEIRRVIREGPARWDTVWDPHTATAVAARERLPGGDWIVVATAHPAKFEAVVEPLVGHEIPIPPDLQRLLDRPSHAEPLEPTLDAFRAALGA from the coding sequence TTGAGATACATCAGCACGCGCGGTGGATCTGAACCCGTCTCCCTCTCCGACGCGGTAGAGCGCGGGCTCGCGCCGGACGGTGGGCTCTACGTCCCCGAAGTGTATCCCACGATCCCGCCCGGATCGCTCGACGGCGCGGAGACGCTGGCCGAGGTCGCCGAGCGCGTGCTGGCGCCGTTTTTCGCGGGCGACGAGCTGGCGCCCGCGCTGGGCGACATCTGCCGCGAGGCGTTCACCTTTCCGGTGCCGCTGCGCGAGTTGCGCGACCGCACCGCCGTGCTCGAGCTGTTCCACGGGCCGACGGCGGCGTTCAAGGATGTCGGCGCGCGCTTCCTGGCCGCACTGATGTCGCGCCTGGGCGGCGGCGACGCGCGCCCGCTCACCATCCTCGTGGCGACGTCGGGCGACACGGGCGGCGCGGTGGCGGCAGCGTTCCACGGGCGGCCGGGCGTCGAGGTGGCCGTCCTCTTTCCCGCGGGGATGGTGTCGCCGCGGCAGGAGAAGCAGCTGACCGCGTGGGGCGGCAACGTGCGCGCGTTCGCGGTGCGCGGCGCCTTCGACGACTGCCAGCGCCTGGTGAAGGCGGCCATGGCGGACCCGGCGCTCCGCGCGGCGCGGCGCCTGTCGTCGGCCAACAGCATCAACGTGGGCCGCCTCCTGCCGCAGATGGCCTACTACGCCTGGGCCTCGCGCGAGCACGTCCGCCGCCACGGGGCGGAGCCGGGCTTCGTCATCCCCTCCGGCAACCTGGGGAACGCCGCGGCGGCGCTCTGGGCGGGGCGCGCCGGCCTCCCCATCCGCGAGGTGGTGATGGCGACGAACGCGAACCCGGCCGTTACCGCGTTCGCCGCGGGCGCGCCGTGGGCCGCGCACCCCACCGTCGCCACGCTCGCCACGGCGATGGACGTGGGCGATCCGAGCAACATGGAGCGCATTTTCCACCTGTTCGGCGGCCACGAGCCGGCGCGAGCCGCGCTGCACGCCGAGCGGGTGGACGACGCCGAGATCCGCCGCGTGATCCGCGAGGGACCGGCGCGCTGGGACACGGTGTGGGACCCGCACACCGCCACCGCCGTCGCCGCGCGCGAGCGCCTGCCCGGCGGCGACTGGATCGTCGTCGCGACGGCGCACCCCGCGAAGTTCGAGGCCGTGGTCGAGCCGCTGGTTGGGCACGAGATCCCCATCCCCCCCGATCTCCAGCGCCTGCTCGACCGACCCTCGCACGCCGAGCCTCTGGAGCCCACGCTCGACGCCTTCCGTGCCGCGCTCGGCGCCTGA
- a CDS encoding DUF3761 domain-containing protein encodes MATPYDPLKDLKPLIESADKRRRLRNKLGIAFATVGTLGGLAYEGVQKGVIHLNGDDVREASAICVDSTYSYSTTRAGTCAHHHGVRKWLKPPEWFRDFNTGQ; translated from the coding sequence ATGGCCACCCCGTACGATCCGCTGAAAGACCTCAAGCCGCTGATCGAGAGCGCCGATAAGCGCCGCCGCCTCCGCAACAAGCTCGGCATCGCGTTCGCCACCGTCGGCACCCTCGGCGGCCTGGCCTACGAGGGCGTGCAGAAAGGAGTCATCCACCTCAACGGTGATGACGTACGTGAGGCCAGCGCTATTTGTGTAGACAGCACGTACTCGTACAGCACGACGAGAGCGGGAACGTGCGCCCATCACCACGGCGTCCGCAAATGGCTCAAGCCACCGGAATGGTTCCGTGATTTCAACACTGGGCAATGA
- a CDS encoding DUF3761 domain-containing protein: MSFLIRKSTGPRSGARRSFGTGILPLFVIGSIGWLADLPVRDTPLSTVGTGYVAPQQRETLYAHGQVNVRAGAGQSHAIVRTLARGERVEVEAADANGWAPAYVSGARVGYVYRASTRLRAGPPTSRGERREGREPQTARGNPSGATARCRDGTLSYSAHRRGTCSHHGGVAVWF, translated from the coding sequence ATGAGCTTCCTCATCCGCAAATCCACCGGGCCGCGGTCAGGCGCGCGGCGCAGCTTCGGAACGGGCATCCTGCCGCTGTTCGTGATCGGCTCGATCGGCTGGCTCGCCGATCTGCCGGTTCGCGACACGCCTCTCTCCACCGTCGGCACCGGCTACGTGGCGCCGCAGCAGCGCGAGACGCTGTACGCGCACGGGCAGGTGAACGTGCGCGCGGGCGCGGGGCAGTCGCACGCCATCGTCCGCACGCTGGCGCGCGGCGAGCGGGTGGAGGTCGAGGCGGCGGACGCGAACGGGTGGGCGCCGGCGTACGTCTCCGGCGCGCGGGTCGGCTACGTGTACCGCGCCAGCACGCGTCTCCGCGCCGGTCCGCCGACCTCGCGCGGCGAGCGGCGTGAAGGTCGCGAGCCGCAGACGGCGCGCGGCAACCCGTCCGGCGCGACCGCGCGGTGCCGCGACGGGACCCTGTCGTACAGCGCCCACCGCCGCGGCACATGCTCGCATCATGGTGGCGTGGCGGTGTGGTTCTAA